DNA from Malus sylvestris chromosome 11, drMalSylv7.2, whole genome shotgun sequence:
ATTGGTTATGACGGTCAATTCAGTTGGTGCGGTGTTTCAATTAGTGTACATAACCCTCTTCATACTATATGCTGAGAAATCAAAAAAGGTTACTTATACTACTCACAGTTGTTACCCTAGTGAAGTTTCTGAAAGCCTTATTATGTTCTAAGTGCCGTTAGTTCCCTCTATCTTTGCAGGTGAGGATGCTGGGATTGCTGGCAGCAGTTTGTGGTCTAATTGCAATCATAGTCTTTGGGAGCTTGCAAATTACTGATGCTGCTACGCGCCGGCTAGTTGTTGGACTGCTTAGTTGTGCTTCTTTAATATCAATGTTTGCGTCTCCTTTGTTTATAATTGTAAGTTAATCCAAGGCATTTGCGGTATTTGCTTTATTTTGGTATAAGTCGGtatcaattatgtattttgttgCGTTGACCTTATTTACTTTGTTGTGTTTTTGCAGAACTTGGTGATCCAGACACGGAGTGTTGAATTTATGCCATTCTATCTCTCCCTTTCCACCTTCCTAATGAGCacctctttcttgctttatggaatttttaattttgatccCTTCGTTTATGTAAGATTTCCTTGCAGcacattttctctattttttttcttagtttttatAAAGGATATTTGGAGCCGTCAATTCAGTTTAATGTTCCTGGTTTCTCAGGTCTAACAGTATCATTATTGATGCATTTCAGGTCCCAAATGGAGTAggaactattttggggattgtACAATTAGCGTTGTACTTTTATTATAAGGATTCATCTAAAGAGGACTCCAGAGAACCGTTGTTAGTTTCATATGAATAAATTAGTTCCGGCAACAAGAAGAGTGCATGTGTTTTGACTTTGACGTAAGTGTTAtcttttatctattttattcattgCAAAAGGAAACCTTATTCTTCTCATTTCTAGCATGTACAAGTCTGATCCTTCTGAGCGTCAAATATATCGCAAATAAATGCTATATATGCTCCATTTTCCCGACACAAAATAGTTTGGTGGCCAGGGTAATGGGTTTCCCTTCCCTGAATAGTTGTGTAAATGTAAAGTTAATGTCATGCCAATCTAATGAATTCATCTTTGACTGTTAATAGGTGAGAACGAATCTTATCAAGTAGGCAAAACGATTGAAGTGAAGAGTGGTGCTTGTTACCAACTTGAAAGCAAAAAGTATGTTCTTCGGCCTTTCAATCTCCTCTGCGTCTTGGGTCATCCCCCTCCCACTCCCTCTCTCCTCGTCTTCTGTTGTTTATGTATGAAAGTGCATCTATGAGTATCATAGATATTTTGAAGAGTTTGTCACACCACTTTCCCCATTTTTTAATCTGTAGCATTCATGACTTGGTATGACTTCTACGATGGAATTGTTTAAGATCGTGAAATCAACTTCCTTCCCATCATTCCTGCATCAACTTGAAACCTGTAAAGCCCTTTTTTATATGGCTTTAGCAGCTTCACTTTTGATATATCTTAAGGAAAAGAACGGAAGAAGTCAAGGTCCGGATGTGAAACACATCCTGCCTCAATGCAGTGCCGCGGTTTCAATTCCACTTTCCTTTCTCAGCTTCTTTTTGTATATGTGATTTGTGATTGTGCCTGCCTGTTTCAGAATCAATCATGAAATACTTTACTCTTTGCTTGTGTTTCTATTTTGTTTCGTATTCTTTTAGGGAGTTTAGGAAAATTCAATCGTCTTCTGAATTATAAACTTTTTTTGTGGTATAGCATAAAACGTTTAACAAGTTAAATTGTTGACTCATACACCTCAAGTTTTAGAAGAAACATTCTAGCAAACCATCAGAACATAGCAGAAATATTATCTTCACTAGAAACCTCTGTTCCGAAAAAACACGGGAGGGTTTAAAAGAAACGTGGGTAGCAAGCTTAGGTACTTGAGGCATGAGAGTAGGCTGTGAGCAGAAAGTTTTAATTTAGACTGAAAGGAACTATAAGATCGACTGATGATTAGCTGATAGCAATAATTCTGCAGAAACAAGTTTTTCGATATCTTTACTGCCAAGCTTTCTAAGATATTTGTTGGTTAACTTGCGGAGTTTCGAAACTccgtttatatattttcttgAACGTGGATGGGAAAGGGAGATTAATTTTGAACATGGGAACCTCTATGGATCATCAAGTTAGCACTCGAAAGTAGTCATTCTGCACTGGATCCTCCCTCGTCTTTTTCTTTACAGACGAGTTCAGAATGACTCTTTTGGAATGCCAATAACATTTCTCTAATCATCGTCGGATGAAGCGAGAAGCGATCATGCATTCTGTTAGGTGCACACTATGTTTCTCTGTCATTGAACACAAAACCTTCATAATGCACATCATTGGTAGCTAGATCACATATCTTCTCTTCATTTTTTCCTTTCTCACAAAGggttattatatatattgaagAAAACTGGACCACATGGCTACTGAAATCCCTACCACACTGTGTTGGTAAATCTTTTTAGAACATTTCTGTTAGAAAAACTACAGCAAGTCCCTCAAAGTTGTTCTGCCAACACCACCAGTCTTTTCCTGCACATCAAACCAAAAACAATATGTTGATTTAGAAAGAAGCAACAATTGATCAAAAAATAAGGTTTCTCTTCGGCCTCAATGTACACAATGAGCAATCGATAAATGTCCGTGTTTTGCCCGGATTTACGTAATTTACTGACATTGGtgtttgaatttgaatgaatAATCCTCTAAATTCAAGTATTGAAGGTAGAGAATAATGGTTTTTAGTCCTCCCTTCTAATCCTACCATTTTTGGGCGGATTGGGATTGATAAAATGGTTTCTAGAAAAGGAGAATGTAAAAGAAAAGTCATGGCGATAGGCTACACAgcaaagaagaaaattcaaactTGAGTGCACAAGGAGAGCATTCTGCTTTAGCTAACTTGATGAAGTCAAGATCGTCAGATATTTAATGTGTCATGTGATCACTACACTACTATATATATGCACAGAAAAATATGTCTTAGTCTCTGCATGCTAAAGATTGTGAAATTGGTTATCAACTAGCAAATTTATGATCTCAGGAAATAATTAGATAAATTTAATCagttaaaattcaaaagaaaaaagtagtGCATTGATAATTTTACCTGGTTTCTACTTTCCTTGTGGGAGTCGCACAGAGGCCGACCTCTTTCATCATAGAGAATAAGCCCACTGAATCTAGGAAGCTCACATTTCTCACCCATAAGTATAGGTCTCTGCCACACAGGAGAGTCCGAGTTATGGCTCCGCCACCCCACTTCAACCTCAACCCTTTTGTCCAGCAGCGGCAGCGGCATCTCTCTCCAGCTCCCGCCCCGCCTCTCCTCCCACTTGCTCCTTCTGCTCCACCGCACCGAGCTCACCAACGCTCTCTTTATCGACCCCCAACCACAATTCGGCTCAGACCATTTCGGTTGTCCTACTACAGCTTCTCGCTGGCTGCTCATCACAAGCTGCTGCTCCTGCTTCCTCTGAGCCTTCTTTAGCAAA
Protein-coding regions in this window:
- the LOC126590029 gene encoding bidirectional sugar transporter SWEET2-like; its protein translation is MVFSASNSVLIICKDAAGIAGNIFAFGLFVSPAHTFRRIIRNYATEEFSGLPYIYALLNCLICTWYGSPFVSSDNILVMTVNSVGAVFQLVYITLFILYAEKSKKVRMLGLLAAVCGLIAIIVFGSLQITDAATRRLVVGLLSCASLISMFASPLFIINLVIQTRSVEFMPFYLSLSTFLMSTSFLLYGIFNFDPFVYVPNGVGTILGIVQLALYFYYKDSSKEDSREPLLVSYE
- the LOC126590030 gene encoding uncharacterized protein LOC126590030 gives rise to the protein MQNYCMHLSTYKKSSFFFYLSKYSPYKTIKNLTLFVAAHHIRRRGNSMEALWNLEDKWKLSTQQALLLLVSAAFAVIGLCMAATVLLKKAQRKQEQQLVMSSQREAVVGQPKWSEPNCGWGSIKRALVSSVRWSRRSKWEERRGGSWREMPLPLLDKRVEVEVGWRSHNSDSPVWQRPILMGEKCELPRFSGLILYDERGRPLCDSHKESRNQEKTGGVGRTTLRDLL